ATTACAAATTCATTTTAATTAACCGAGCATTTTTGACCACTTCCGTGGAATTATAGAAGAAGCGGGAGTTTTGGCAAAAGGTTGAAAATGGCTCTAACTCAAGGTGGACGGGCAAATCAGGCAGGGAAAATTTTAGAAACTAATGTAGAAAGTATCTTAACTGGACATAGTTATTTCCAAGTAGGAAACCATGTCACCAAAGACTTTTTATTAACTGCTAATTTATTAAAAAAACGCTATGCCAAACAAGTTAGTATCGGCACGGGAATTTATCAAACTAGCCTGAAAGTTGATTTTTATGTAGTCGGCTCACCGATAATGCCATCTGGATTAATTATTGAATGTAAATGGCAAGAAAGTGGTGGTTCAGTTGATGAAAAGTTTCCTTATTTGAATTTGAATATTCAAAACTCTTACCCAGCACCAACTATAGTAGTCATTGGCGGGGAAGGCATGAGAGAAGGATCAATTAAATGGCTCAGACAACAAGTTACATCTAACAATAATTTATTAGCAGTACAAACTTTAGATAGATTTATCGCCTGGACAAATAAAAATTTTTAATATGATGTAATTAATAATTCGTAAATCATTCCCCGGTTTTTGATATTACAATTAATCGAACGTGATGCGGCGATGCGATAAATATTAAAATTTATTTGACTGTACAGTTTTCTCACCAGTTCACAATCAGAATTACAGACCATAATTTTAACTCCCCGACTAGCCAATTCTGCACAAGTATCTCTCAAGCGTTCTTGGTCTTTTGCACTAAAAGAATTTCCATTATATCCTGTGAAATAACTAGTATTACTTATAGGATGATAAGGGGGATCTAAAAAGACAAAATCATCACTGCTAGTTGCATAATTGAGGACATTTGTAAAATCAGCTTGTTTGATTTCCACTGTGGAGAGGGCAGTTGAGGCGGCTTGCAGGATATTTTCTGGGCAAATATTAGGATTTTTATAACTCCCCATCGGCACATTGAATTTACCTTGAGAATTAACTCGATAAAGTCCATTAAAGCAAGTTTTATTCAGATAAATTAACCGCGCCGCTTTTTCTAAATCGCTACCTTCAGGATAAGCTCTCACATCATAGTAATAGTCTTTATTATGCTGGTTTTGATGTTTTTGCAGTAGGGAGATTAATTCCTCAACATGATCTCTAACACAGCGATAAGTAGTAATTAATTCGGCATTAATATCAGTTAATATGGCAGCGGGAGGATGGAGATGGAAAAAAATAGCTCCACCACCTAAAAATGGCTCATAGTAAGTTTTATATTGCTGGGGAAAATAGGGAATGTATTGTGAGATTAACCGACTTTTCCCTCCTGCCCACTTTAAAAAGGGACGCGGGCAAGTTTCTTTGGCGATTTGACTTACCATTTATTTACAGTTGAACTAAAACTCAGCTACTAAATATAACAAATATAGCTGCCGAAGCATATTTTAAATGATTTGCGTAATTTTTTGGCTGCATAGATTACAATCGTATAGAAGAAAAGCAAATGTAATTGTATAACAAGGCAGTCTATATTCAAATGTTTGACGGATTTTGGGATAACGTCTTTCGCTACCCCCGCTACTTCATTACTATCCTCTTAGGGGTGTTTCTGAACTCGATTGAGCCATTAATGCCACTGCTAAAACGGCCTGTGACTATGATCGCTCTCTTGGGTTTCTTTGTGGGTGTCCTAGTTTTCATGAGTCTCACCGTCCGGGCGATGCTGGGCTTTAGTGCAGTCTAAGCTCAAACTGTCCGGGTGTAGAACTCTAGGCAGCTCGTCAGCAGCTATGGGCGTTGAATGCGTCAAGCTCTTTTCTGCCCAATTTATATATAATTTATGTCGTACAACCTCTGTGAGGAGGCAAAAATTTATGGCTACTAATCGCCGCATTTCCCGCGTTGCTGAGTTGATTAAACGGGAAGTTAGCCAAATGCTACTCCACGGTATTAAGGATGATCGTGTGGGTACTGGAATGGTCAGTGTTACCTTTGTGGATGTTTCTGGTGATCTCCAACACGCCAAAGTCTACGTCAGTATTTATGGTACAGATGAAGCCAAGTCAGAAACAATGGCAGGCTTAAAGTCAGCCACGGGTTTTGTTCGTAGCGAACTTGGTTCACGAGTGAGGCTACGTCGTACCCCAGAAGTGATTTTTATCGAAGATGATTCCATCGAACGGGGTACTAAGGTGTTGTCGCTGTTGAACAAACTTGAAGATGAGCGATCGCCTGACAGTTTGACAATGGCCGAGAATACTACTGATGAAGATGATGAATTTTCCGAATAAGTAACTGATTAACAATGTCACTTTAGAACAATTAACCCCTAGAGAATTCGCTAACCAGTTTACAGACGCGATTTTATCACGTCTGTTTTAATGTGACTATAACGAAGTGTAAAGAGTTAGTAGTGCCAGGTAGGTAGCAGGACATTTATTTTGAGGTTAAAGGAAAGAAACAAACACCCCTGCTACAAACCGCTAATCCCAAATACCGCCCCTACGCGCACTGTTTCGTAGCAAAGCGTTTGGATTCATAAGTTAGGAGTTCACAACAAAATCAAATATTTCATGGCTTGATAAATTTATGGCTCGCACATGATCATGTTCTCGCTGATTAGTTACGTAAACTTTGGTGGCAAATAAGCCGTCTATTGATTGTTACCATCATCTCAAACCAATTATGACTCAAATTGGCACTCAGCTTGTTCTAATTACTGTTAACCTAACTATAAAGGCAAATTCTGATATTTTATGGCAAGTGTTTACCGATACAACGCAGCTATTCTCGGTGCTGTAATTGACTAGAAAACTGGTCTGCTTATTTCAGCAATTCTTCACAGATGTCACATGATGAAGTTTTCCTGGTATATTCCCCCTTCATGTTTGGCAATAGTTGATGGCGATTGTTCTGCGGAAAGTGGCCATCACTCAATACCAAAATTTCTCAGGTAGAGCTTGAATGTGATTATTTTGTACATCAGTAACCTCATATATGATATACTTCCGCAGATCCATCCATGAGCAAAATTAACAGCAGCAAGACCTTGAGGTATATTGGAGATAAATCAAATCTTCTTGCCAGGAAGTTAAGTTAATTACCCTCAGATCACAAATTCAAGTACATTTTTTCTTAAAGTCAGGATTTGTTGACAATCTTAACATTTCTTTAGATAATTTGAAGGTGTATAGCGTCAAAATAAAATCAGTTCCGTATAGCAAACTACAAAACCCTAGCCACAAGTCGAATCGTTGTCATGTTTGTTCCCAGCATTTTATGGGAACGCTATCTACTTGTAAACTTTGTGAGTAAAAACCATGAGTGTGAATACGGTGCCTTCTATCAATTACTACTCTTACTATTCCTTGGATGTAATCCAAGATGAAGCTCGCCGACTGGTGGAAAGGGGAATGGTCAGTCGGCAACAGCCAATATATACTCTGTGCCAATACATTCCTGCAAGAGAGTGGGTTTGCGTTGAATGTGAGTTAGAAAAATGTGACTTTCTATTACGCGATCGCATTGGCGATCTGATTGGTCGTGAACAATGGGAAAACGACTAAATCAGTATGTTCAGTATGTGATTCAGATTTTGGATTGGGAGTTTATTTTCGATGTCTATATTTGATAGCAAGCAATTGAGTGCTTGATTTGAGGGCTAATCTCTAGTTTTGATTTCTACAAGCCGCACAGTCGTGACTTCTAGTCATGTGTTAGACGCTCCATATTTCTATGTTGAGAATGGTATATGGTAGCGTATTATGGTAGATTTACTTAAATAGCCGCCGTCAGTGCGCCGGATGCTCTAAACGCCTGTGGAGAACTTGTAACTCCTGGATTCATCCCATCCAGTCCAAGATAAGTGAAGCAAGAATCACGCGACTTCAAGTCGTGGGAGGTGCAAATATATTTCCCCATCCAGAATCTTAGTTTTGCCATTAACGCAGAAGCATTAGAATCTGAATTTATAGAATTTTTCAAGTTAGGAATGCGTTGAGGCCAGTTTTTGCCTAGACCCGCCGTGATAACTTGGGTATCTGAATATAGATTTGCTGACCGGGGTAGCTTAACATATTAAGCTGCCCCGCTAATTTTTTAGCCGACTTGTTCGAGATATTGGTTAACGTCTTCAATAATTCGCGTCAGTTCAGCTTCTGTAGTTAAGCGAATATTGAGATCGCGAACAGTCAGCAGGACTTTAGCAGCAAAGGGAGTCGGCCAAATATTGGGATTACAAAAAACTTCTAAAAATACATCACCTGTGTAGCGATACTCCACGGGTGGCTGAGGAGTAACTTTACCGCCGCCTGGGGTGGGTTTAGCGGCAACAGTTTTCAAGCGTTCCATTAATTGATCCGTTGCTGCCTTTAATTCCCGTGCCGCCTGGGGTGAAAAACTGAAGGAGACAGAACCTTCAACCAGATTCAGTGTCAGAGGAGTTGAAGACATGAGTTATTTATAAAAAAGATTGATAATTATCTATTTTACCGGAATAGGTGATCTGATATCTGGCTAGGTCAGTCTTAAAAACTAATTTACCTTGGCTTGTAGATCAAATGGCGATCGCCGAAGGCGGGGCTTTGCCCATCGCCCCAGAAACAATTCATGCCATCTCGACTGCTGTTCCGGGAGTGATTAATTGTCATGACATCGCTTCACGGGGTGTTCTCGGTCGCCAAGTCTTCATTGAAATGCATTTAATCGTCGATGCACCAGATGTAGAAACTGCCCATCGGATTACCGAAGCAGTAGAAAGGCGACTAGAACAACGTTTCAGTCCCGTGAGGATTTTAATTCATCTCGAACCACCAACATACCAGTCTGAGCAAATTAGCTTTTGAAAGGATGATTGTTATGGACAAAATTCATCAAATTGGCGACTGTGATCACTAACTCTTCTGGGTCAACTGGTTTCGCTACATGAATTTGAAAGCCAGCCTCTAAAGCCCGGATACGATCCTCCGGATCAGCATAGGCCGTTAAAGCAACTGCGGGGACTTGTCCACCTCTGTCTTTTGTTAACGCCCGTACTTTCCGGATGAAGCTGTAGCCATCTTCCCCAGGCATAGCAATATCACAGATACACACATCAGGCTGCAACTCAGGTAAAACTTCTAGTGCGGCGGCGGCTGACTCAACTGTTGTCACAGTGGCACCATCTGCTGCTAAAACAGTAGTAATATAAAAGCGGCTATCCTCATCATCATCCACTACGAGAATCCTGAAGCCAGCAAGAGCCAGAGAAGTTGGGATAAATTCTTCCATTAGGTTGGGAAAGTAAGAGTTATTGGTAACTGATTGCTTGTCTTTGTCTTACAGACCATGCCATTGGCAATTCTACTGCGATCGCGTCATTTTTTACCAAGAAATAATTTTCTTTTGCCAGCAGCAATAGCGGACATTTTAATTACCTGCTCGCAAACGACCTAGTTTAATTTTGTATTAAAAGTTACAGCTTAATTCCACAAGTAATTCAGTTGCTGGAAATGTTGCAATTAAAATTAATAACAATACAACTTACTTTACAATCCGCTAAATCAAGATTTAAGCAAAAATACCGCAATTTTAAATGAATTATCAACTCTCCTTTCACTGCTCAAGAGTCAATAGCACAGATCCGATTAATTATGCCTTCACTATAGTTATCCTGGGAATAGAGACTATCCAAATCCCAGCAATAGGAGGGTTTTACAAATCAAACAGGACTGCTACCGCACAAGATTAGTGTCTCACGACAACTTGTAATCACCAGGAGTTAAACGTGAGTAATAACGATATTACTATCTCTTTCACAGTTGACCTCAGTAACTGTAATAAAGAGCCAATTCATATTCCTGGCTCAATTCAGCCTCATGGAGTTTTATTTGCCCTAAAAGAAGCAGATTTAACTATCCTGCAAGTCAGCGAGAATACATTAAATGTATTTGGTTTGCGACCCGAAGAATTACTAAACAAAAAATTAAGCGATTTGCTCGATTCAGACCAAATTAGTTTACTAAAAGATTCTTTAAATCAAGAAGATTTATTAATTGTTAATCCCATTGAATTGACCATCAATTTGGACAATGAAACCGTGCTTTTTGATGGTATTCTTCACCGTAATCAGGGAATTGTAATTTTAGAATTAGAACCTACAAACTTAGATAAAAGTCATGGTTTTTTCAAATTTTACCATTTAGTCAAAGTAGCAATGTCAAAGCTACAATCTGCATCTAATTTAGCAGAAATTAGTCAGATTATAGTCAAACAAGTTCAGAAGATTACTAGTTTTGATAGAGTAATGCTCTATCGATTTGATCAAAATTGGCATGGTACAGTGATTGCTGAAGAAAAACAAGAATATCTGGCAGCTTATTTGGGGTTACATTACCCAGCTTCGGATATTCCCACACAAGCCAGAAAACTCTATACTCAAAACTGGCTGAGACTAATACCAAATACATACTATCAGCCTGTGGCCATTGTGCCAACCAATAATCCTCTGACTGAGGAACCTTTAGATTTAAGCAGGTCAGTTTTAAGGAGTGTCTCGCCTTTACACATTGAGTATATGCATAATATGGGCGTGACTGCATCCATGTCAATTTCCATTATCAAAGATGGAAACCTATGGGGACTAATTGCTTGTCATCATCAATCACCTAAATATATTCCCTATGAAATTCGTAACGCCTGCGAATTGTTGGGGCAAATGGCATCTTTACAAATGGCGGCTAAAGAAGATAGCGAAGATGTGGAAGATAAGATTCAGGTGAAATCTTGCCATTCCAAGTTAGTGGAGTATATGACATTAGAAAATAACTTCATTGATGGTTTAATTAACAACCAACCAAATCTCCTCAATCTGGTGAATGCTCAAGGAGCAGCAGTGTGTTTTCATGGTAATTATTCTACAGTTGGTAAAACTCCTGAACAACAAGATATTCAAGATTTAGTGGAATGGATAAATCAAAACCAGCAAGAGGAAATTTTCTACACTGATGCGCTAGCTGAAGTTTACCCACAGGCAGAAAAATTGCGGGATGTTGCTAGTGGTTTGATGGCACTTTCAATTTCCAAAAGTCAAAAAAATTATGTTTTGTGGTTTCGTCCAGAGGTAGTGCAAACTGTAACTTGGGGTGGGAATCCAAATAAACCTGTAGAAGTGAAACAAAATGGCAGTATCCGCCTATCACCCCGTAAATCTTTTGAATTATGGCAAGAAACTGTACTATTAAAATCACTTGCTTGGAAACCCTATGAAGTGAATGCAGCGCTGGAATTAAGAAGTGCAATTATTGGCATGGTGCTGCGGAAAGCCGATGAACTAGCACAGTTGAATATTGAACTAGAACGCAGTAATAACGAATTAGATGCCTTTGCCTATATTGCTTCTCATGATTTAAAAGAACCACTGCGCGGTATTCACAATTACTCTAACTTCCTGATTGAAGATTATGGTGATACCCTCAACGAAGAAGGTAAAAACAAATTAAAAACATTGATTCGTCTCACCCAGAGGATGGAGGATTTAATCGATTCGCTGCTGCATTTTTCTCGCTTGGGGAGAGTAGACCTTTCCATGCAGGAAACAGACCTCAATGATTTGGTGCATCGCAGTTTAGACTTATTGAGCGCCCGCATTGAAGAGATTCACATAGATATTCAAATTCCCCGACCGCTACCTACAATATATTGCGATCGCGTCCAATTAGGCGAAGTCTTTAATAATTTGATTGCTAACTCCATCAAGTACAACGATAAAGCCGAAAAATGTATTGAAATTGGTTATATAGATGAATCGCCATTGCCAATCACATTCTACGTGCGAGATAATGGGATCGGTATTCGAGAGAAACACTTTGAAGCAATTTTTCGGATTTTCAAACGACTACACGGACCGACTAAATATGGTGGAGGGACTGGGGCGGGATTGACGATCGCCAAAAAAATCGTAGAACGACATGGCGGTAAAATTTGGGTGGATTCAGCCTACGGTCAGGGTAGTACATTTTATTTCACATTACAAGGAGTGGACTAAAGCCATGATTGGTAATTTTGCCAGACCTTTATTAGTCATTGAAGATAGCGACGAAGACTTTGAAGCCTTTAGTCGAATCATGAAAAAACAATCGGTGGTCAATCCTGTCTTTCGCTGTAAAGATGGCGAAGAGGCGCTAGACTTTCTTTACCGCAATGGGTCTTACCGTGATAGGCAAAAATATCCTCGTCCCGCGATTATTTTACTCGATTTAAATTTACCGGGAACTGATGGGCGAGAAATTTTAGAACAAATTAAGCAGGATGACAATTTCAAACATATCCCTGTAGTTGTATTCACCACGTCATCTAATCCTAAAGATATTGAAATATGTTACAGATATTGTGTTGCTAGTTATATATTAAAACCAATTGATATTAATAGATTGGTGGAAACTATTCAAACTTTCGTCACTTATTGGTTAGATATTGTAATTCTTCCTGATGCTGTTAACAATTAGTTATGGCGCAACCGCTAACTGTTTTAATTGTCGATGATTCTCCTGAAGACCGCCAGGCTTATCGTCGTTATCTGCTGCAAGACCAAGAATATAGCTACACAATTCTCGAAGAAGAATCGGGTGAAGGAGCATTGAAATTATGTCAGCAGTTTCAGCCTGATGCTATTTTATTAGATTTTTTACTGCCAGACTTGGACGGTTTAGAATTTATGGCGGAATTAAAACAGCAATCACAGAAAACCATACCAGCCGTGATTATGTTAACTGGTTATGGTAACGAAGCTGTGGCGGTACAGGCCATGAAAAGCGGTGTCCAAGACTATTTAGTTAAGGGACAAACCACTGGTGAGTATTTGCGCTCAACGATGCACTCCGCAATTAAAAATGCTCAACTAAGTCAAGAGTTGCAACGCAGTGAGGAACGTTTCCGCACCTCCGTGGAGAATATGCTCGATTGTTTTGGCATTTTTTCTGCCGTGCGACATGAGACGGGCCAAATACTCCAGTTTCGTGTTGATTATATGAACGCCGCAGCTTGTAAATTTAGCCAGAGGATTTCAGGAGAACAGGGCAAATATCTGTGCAAAATCCTGCTGAATATGCGCGAAAATGGCTTGTTTGAAGAATGTTGCCAAGTGATAGAAACGGGTCAGCCTTTAGTTAAAGAATCACTCATTTATACTTCTTTAAATAGTCAACAGCAATTAACCAGAGTTATTGATATTCGCATCACTAAAATGGAGGATGGCTTCGTCGCAGCTTGGCGAGATGTGACCGACAAAAAATGGGCTGAAGCAAAATTAAGGGAGAGTCAGCAGTTCATTGAACGGATTGCCGATACCACACCGGGAATTTTATACGTTTATGATTTGCTGGCACAGCAGAATGTCTATACGAATAGTCAGATTATTAACCTACTGGGTTATACTGTCCCACAAATTCAAGGTATGGATACTAATTTTCTCTCATCTTTAATGCATCCTGAAGATTGGGGGCGATTTCTGGAACATCTGCAACTAATCAACGTAGCTGACAATGGTGACATTCTGGAATTTGAATATCGGATGCGACACGCCAATGGTGAATGGCGGTGGTTTTTTAGTCGGGATACTATATTCAATAGAAATGTTGACGGTTCGCCGCGCCAAATTGTGGGTACAGCTTTTGATATTACGGCGCGGAAGCAAGTAGAGTCAGAGTTAAGTTTAAGCAACGAGCGGTTCCATCTAGCAGCAGCAGCGGTCAATTGTCTAATTTATGACCGGGATATTAAAAACAATATTGTTCACAGAACTGAAGGACTGACCCGGATTTTGGGCTACTCCTTGGAAGAAACCGACCTAAAGGCTGAATGGTGGTTAGAGAAGGTTCACCCCGAAGATAGAGAACTACTAGACAATCAATTTATAGATGTTCTTGACAGTGAAAACTACTATACTGTGGAGTATAGAATGCGTCATAAAGACCAACGATATCTGTATGTATTAGATCAGGGAATCATTGTCCGAGATCCTGATGGTGAGATTATCCGCACAGTGGGCAGTGTCACCGATATTAGCGAACGCAAACAAGCTGAAGCTGCTTTACAAAAAAGTGAAACTAAATTCCGCCGCATTGTGGAATCGAATATAGTTGGAGTATATTTTGGTGACTTTAGCGGTGGAATTTATGAAGCCAACGACGCTTTTCTGGAAATGTTTGGCTACACCCGTGGGGAACTGGAAGCCGGAAATATTCACTGGGATGAGATGACACCGCCAGATTACCAAGACCTTGACCAGGAAAAAATTCAGGAATTACAAACTTCTGGAGTTTGTACGCCGTTTGAGAAGGAGTATCTTCGCAAAGATGGCACTCGTGTTCCTGTATTATTAGGCATTGCTTTAATTGGGGGTAGAGAAAAAGAAGGTTATAGCGTGTGCTTTGTTCTTGACCTCACCCAACGCAAACAGGCTGAAATCGCTTTGCGCGCAAGTGAGGAACGCTATCGTTATTTATCCAATGCAATACCACAACTTGTCTGGATTTGCAATATTGATGGTGAATATGATCATGTGAATCAACGATGGTGTGAATTCACTGGGCAAACGATTGAGGAAGCGATGGGGGTGGGCTGGACAAAAGTTATACATCCAGATGATATGCAAATAGCTATCCAGGCCTGGATGAACGCTTTGCAGACTGGAAAACCTTATGAACAGGAAATGCGCTACAAAAGATTTGACGGTAGCTATCGTTGGCATTTAGCAAGGGGTGTGCCGATTCAGAATGAACAAGGACGGATTATGAAGTGGTTTGGTAC
This window of the Nodularia sp. LEGE 06071 genome carries:
- a CDS encoding DUF4327 family protein; the protein is MSVNTVPSINYYSYYSLDVIQDEARRLVERGMVSRQQPIYTLCQYIPAREWVCVECELEKCDFLLRDRIGDLIGREQWEND
- a CDS encoding response regulator, which gives rise to MIGNFARPLLVIEDSDEDFEAFSRIMKKQSVVNPVFRCKDGEEALDFLYRNGSYRDRQKYPRPAIILLDLNLPGTDGREILEQIKQDDNFKHIPVVVFTTSSNPKDIEICYRYCVASYILKPIDINRLVETIQTFVTYWLDIVILPDAVNN
- a CDS encoding PD-(D/E)XK nuclease superfamily protein, with amino-acid sequence MALTQGGRANQAGKILETNVESILTGHSYFQVGNHVTKDFLLTANLLKKRYAKQVSIGTGIYQTSLKVDFYVVGSPIMPSGLIIECKWQESGGSVDEKFPYLNLNIQNSYPAPTIVVIGGEGMREGSIKWLRQQVTSNNNLLAVQTLDRFIAWTNKNF
- a CDS encoding DUF751 family protein, with amino-acid sequence MFDGFWDNVFRYPRYFITILLGVFLNSIEPLMPLLKRPVTMIALLGFFVGVLVFMSLTVRAMLGFSAV
- a CDS encoding ATP-binding protein — protein: MSNNDITISFTVDLSNCNKEPIHIPGSIQPHGVLFALKEADLTILQVSENTLNVFGLRPEELLNKKLSDLLDSDQISLLKDSLNQEDLLIVNPIELTINLDNETVLFDGILHRNQGIVILELEPTNLDKSHGFFKFYHLVKVAMSKLQSASNLAEISQIIVKQVQKITSFDRVMLYRFDQNWHGTVIAEEKQEYLAAYLGLHYPASDIPTQARKLYTQNWLRLIPNTYYQPVAIVPTNNPLTEEPLDLSRSVLRSVSPLHIEYMHNMGVTASMSISIIKDGNLWGLIACHHQSPKYIPYEIRNACELLGQMASLQMAAKEDSEDVEDKIQVKSCHSKLVEYMTLENNFIDGLINNQPNLLNLVNAQGAAVCFHGNYSTVGKTPEQQDIQDLVEWINQNQQEEIFYTDALAEVYPQAEKLRDVASGLMALSISKSQKNYVLWFRPEVVQTVTWGGNPNKPVEVKQNGSIRLSPRKSFELWQETVLLKSLAWKPYEVNAALELRSAIIGMVLRKADELAQLNIELERSNNELDAFAYIASHDLKEPLRGIHNYSNFLIEDYGDTLNEEGKNKLKTLIRLTQRMEDLIDSLLHFSRLGRVDLSMQETDLNDLVHRSLDLLSARIEEIHIDIQIPRPLPTIYCDRVQLGEVFNNLIANSIKYNDKAEKCIEIGYIDESPLPITFYVRDNGIGIREKHFEAIFRIFKRLHGPTKYGGGTGAGLTIAKKIVERHGGKIWVDSAYGQGSTFYFTLQGVD
- a CDS encoding response regulator, whose translation is MEEFIPTSLALAGFRILVVDDDEDSRFYITTVLAADGATVTTVESAAAALEVLPELQPDVCICDIAMPGEDGYSFIRKVRALTKDRGGQVPAVALTAYADPEDRIRALEAGFQIHVAKPVDPEELVITVANLMNFVHNNHPFKS
- a CDS encoding PAS domain-containing protein; translation: MAQPLTVLIVDDSPEDRQAYRRYLLQDQEYSYTILEEESGEGALKLCQQFQPDAILLDFLLPDLDGLEFMAELKQQSQKTIPAVIMLTGYGNEAVAVQAMKSGVQDYLVKGQTTGEYLRSTMHSAIKNAQLSQELQRSEERFRTSVENMLDCFGIFSAVRHETGQILQFRVDYMNAAACKFSQRISGEQGKYLCKILLNMRENGLFEECCQVIETGQPLVKESLIYTSLNSQQQLTRVIDIRITKMEDGFVAAWRDVTDKKWAEAKLRESQQFIERIADTTPGILYVYDLLAQQNVYTNSQIINLLGYTVPQIQGMDTNFLSSLMHPEDWGRFLEHLQLINVADNGDILEFEYRMRHANGEWRWFFSRDTIFNRNVDGSPRQIVGTAFDITARKQVESELSLSNERFHLAAAAVNCLIYDRDIKNNIVHRTEGLTRILGYSLEETDLKAEWWLEKVHPEDRELLDNQFIDVLDSENYYTVEYRMRHKDQRYLYVLDQGIIVRDPDGEIIRTVGSVTDISERKQAEAALQKSETKFRRIVESNIVGVYFGDFSGGIYEANDAFLEMFGYTRGELEAGNIHWDEMTPPDYQDLDQEKIQELQTSGVCTPFEKEYLRKDGTRVPVLLGIALIGGREKEGYSVCFVLDLTQRKQAEIALRASEERYRYLSNAIPQLVWICNIDGEYDHVNQRWCEFTGQTIEEAMGVGWTKVIHPDDMQIAIQAWMNALQTGKPYEQEMRYKRFDGSYRWHLARGVPIQNEQGRIMKWFGTSTDIDHRKQLEAERNQLLQLEQAARNAAEKANQTKDEFVAMVSHDLRSPLNAILGWAKLLRTRELDPDTITNALETIERNAQSQAKLLEDLLNMSRILRGQLQLEVRPINLVSLVKESVETAYPSANAKGIHLESIIDESIPPIVGDANRLLQVLGNLLSNAIKFTPSGGRVEVRLAQSCESSILIEVNDTGLGIKPEFLPYVFERYRQADCISRHSGLGLGLAIARHLVQLHRGTIQAHSQGEGLGATFTITLPL
- the rbfA gene encoding 30S ribosome-binding factor RbfA produces the protein MATNRRISRVAELIKREVSQMLLHGIKDDRVGTGMVSVTFVDVSGDLQHAKVYVSIYGTDEAKSETMAGLKSATGFVRSELGSRVRLRRTPEVIFIEDDSIERGTKVLSLLNKLEDERSPDSLTMAENTTDEDDEFSE
- a CDS encoding DNA adenine methylase, translated to MVSQIAKETCPRPFLKWAGGKSRLISQYIPYFPQQYKTYYEPFLGGGAIFFHLHPPAAILTDINAELITTYRCVRDHVEELISLLQKHQNQHNKDYYYDVRAYPEGSDLEKAARLIYLNKTCFNGLYRVNSQGKFNVPMGSYKNPNICPENILQAASTALSTVEIKQADFTNVLNYATSSDDFVFLDPPYHPISNTSYFTGYNGNSFSAKDQERLRDTCAELASRGVKIMVCNSDCELVRKLYSQINFNIYRIAASRSINCNIKNRGMIYELLITSY